In the genome of Arvicola amphibius chromosome 2, mArvAmp1.2, whole genome shotgun sequence, the window GGCAGACTGTACTGAAAAAATGCAGGTATCATTGCAATAACCTTACCAAATTCTCAcaaattatttggaaattaaGACATATTGTGGTTAAATAGTTAactgaacacttacaagtaaataaaatctaatcttagacaaaaaaaaaagattaccccAAAAATTCGGCTGAATACTTTCACGAATTTCACGCATAAGGAGTTTCTGTGGCTGCTTCCTTGTTGAGTTTTCTGGCAGTCTTTGTCAGTCATCACGGGAGCCTCAAGATTCTGCCTTAAGTCAGGGTGTCTGCCTGAGGGGGGAAACAACACCCTGCTCAGTTCACGACTTActtctccctcatccccacctcctGTACTTCAGTGGACGTTATTTTGAGTATGCCTAAAGAGAAGAAGGTAGGAGCGAAAGGAACAAAGTTGTGCTTTCGTGAGAGTTAGCCCTGCCGATTAGCCTCACTTTACAAATGAAATGGTACACAGAGTAGCATTCTGCCGATGGGAAATCATCCTTTGTGCTGTGGACTGTGGGGTTCTTCCTACTCTGTGTCTACAAGTGATCTGGTTCAGGTTCCCCACGATGTTTTTTTACATGTGAAATGAACACGGGGAACTAGAACCACTGTGTCCTAAGTCCTTAATGTAATTGTGCCTGTGACAATAAGGTCTCTGTGCCGTCAGATGGCCCACGGGATTCAGCTGCCAAAGTCCTGCAGAGGCAACGAAGGTTCAATTGAAACCCCGACAATAGAAAAGTATTGGGCTTCTAGACAGGTTTCTTTTTCTAGACCACTCCTATAGCGTCACCATTGGCTCCGATCCATTTTCTATTCCATCTTATCTCGTGGCTCTGAGGGCATGTATGTTCTTCACGTGAAACCAAAGGCTTTGCGTGCTGCAGAAGGTGCACTCACCAATGTTTTCTTGACTCCAGTCCAAACCTGAAAGTGTACAGACAGTGCCCGGCCCGACATTGGTGGTGGCGATGGGAAGGACCTGGACTTTGTGGTTGAAGGTGGCAGGCTTAGCTAGTCTGATAAGCATGAGGTCATCCTGCGGGGCAGTGTGGCTGAAGTTCCAGTAGCGGATGATCTGGATGGGATGAATTGTCTGCTCTGTCccgtctctgactctgctcttgaAATTTCCCAACATCACCCTCAGATTTCTGGAGGGAGAAGGGGTTGGAAGGAACCGCCATTACTATCACTACCACTACCATCTTGATTACACCGTCATCACTCAccattattgttattttgggtatgaGATGCTACTGTGTGCAAGATACCGTGACAAGtgctgtatctgggttacctttTACTCACGGTAAGTTAAttcccattttataaatgaagttCTGGGCACACACGGTAGCAATTTATGCATGATCAGAGTAAACAGTGGAGTTCTTAAGTACTGTTTTTTCTTCAATATAGTgccttgaaaaggaaaaataatggatATAAAAGTTTGTATTGAATGCTCTTCAGGCCTCATTTATCCAGCCGGATAATTTCCATCTTATTATCCACAGAGTGTTGGATAGCAAGCCCACCAAcaaccttcttccctcccccttttgaAGATTTGGAAGGTGATATGTCTTAAATCAATAAGCTAtcttctctggcttctggtcAATAGGAAATATGGgaaagtggagggggaagggtgcTGTTGAAGTGTTTGTCTTCCCGGATCCTCCCCAGGAGTATTGGCACAGACTTTTTATGTCTTGGCAAAGGTTACTATTCCTATCAGATAGCATCTTCTTGCAGGGACCCCTGTTATTCTGTTGAAACCATCCTTTTCTTTTAGGCAAAAGGATGGCCACTGTATTTCCTTAATACCTCTTCTGTGGGTTATGAACCATCTCTTTACAACgagtgtcttttttaaaaaagaaatctcttctcAATTTACTCAGTTTACAAATTTgagttacccactgagcccctaATTGATTAAATGTAATTACTTCCAGTAAGAAATACTAATGGGgtactggggtggggtggggggacgaCAGCATGAAGACGAGTCTATCAACAGCAACACAGAGTCTATGTGGTGATGTGTGTTCTACAGAAACTCCAGCAGCATCCTGCTAGAGTGTGTCCCACTACATGCTAGTAGCCCTGTTTCCTGATTGTGAAAACCCAAGATACCTCCAGACTTTTCTATATCCTAGAGGAAAGTTGTCCCTACTTGGGACTCACTGATCTAGGATAAGTAGAAATCATTTGGGGAGGGGATGCTCAGTACTCACGGTAAGTAGCAGTGAGATGGAGCCAgtacccagctggccttgatgaggaCACCCACACAGGGGTTGAAGTTAGACTTGAGGTAGGCTATATAAGGAGCATAGTCCTCTTTCTGCACAGTTGAGTGAGTGAAGAAAACTGTCCCTGAGAAAGCAATAACATGTAAGCATCAGAGTAAATGAGACTTTCACGTCTTCCCAGCAGAAAAGGGATGTGCGTAATTTTAAAGGAGCAATCAATTGGCTGGAGAGAgcatttttctaaaattacatcTAAAGATGTACATTAAAGTGTGACATACTTAACATAAGACATAGTAATAATAGCATTGGTAATATTTTTTCTGATAAAGgacataaaaagaaagataaatttattacttataaattcattttattttctgggaaAGCAATTTAGAAATAAGGATTAAAAATTGTAACTTGTTCATAACTTGTGACTTGAGAATTCCAACAATAGGAATTCACCTTAAAGACATAATCAGATGTGGGCAAAGATGCTTAATAAGTGTACTCATCTTTAGCAATACTTATAATAGTTAAACACTGGAAGGATAAATATCTAATATGTTTTGTTCAATACTGAGATAAAGAAACACATAAGCAAGTAGAACACATCAAAAATGATAGTAGTgacatttgaattaaaaattatatgtacttTTGCTACAATTGTATTCAGTGGTAAACATACAATTTCagttgtctaaaaacaaaaccaaaaagaaacaaattaaatgcagaaaataacTCGAAGTAAATTCAGTATGAGTTGACTGAGAAGTGTGATTACTTTTTCTACCTGTAAAATTCCCAAATTTTATAACACAAACACattgtttttcataaaaatattgtaaaaattagCAGTGGAGTATAAAAGAGAGGAAGGCTGGCTCTGGTGCTCTTTTCTTGGCTCTTACTGGTACTTCTGCTGACCCTCCAACATCTGGGCCTATACCTCATCACACCTCTGTGTGACCACACTTCAAAACTTCAAAGTGAAGAGGATAAGTTATTAATAAAGGCAAGAGATTTTGAGCTCTATATTAGGTGCTGGATTAGCTTTCTCAGCCTCAACCCAGCCAGTATATGACATGGTCATGGTAATTAGGGAGTGGTGGGAAATTCTTCAAAGTTCATGAAAGCAGTGACTGAAGAAGGAGGGACCATGTACCAAGCCTTTTGTTCCTGTCTTTACCATACTCCAAAGTTATCAGAAGTCAAACAGTATTCTCTGTTCTTGTGATTGTACTGTGGTAGTACCTTTTCCACCTTTTgtggaaagtctgctggatactatggatctataggctgaagatggatgccccagtggtacagaagaactttggatgactgtccaggcagtgagatgtctctgtaaattctaaagttttggaagttgcttacaatgtacttcctgttttcataggtaatattatatccttctgtggtttttgatggagttgaagaatttatagttatagtctttcttagttgtgataaaagataaagtaaatagaaatattgtaactgtaattcttgcttttccagagggcaaTGAGGCCCACAGTTCACAATAACCCAGAGAAGCACTCACTGTTGAGGATTCCCCAAGGCGGGTATATCCCATAACCTATCCAAAAGCTTAACACTTAGGAGAGAGACTGTGCTAACCTTTGGGTAGAGTCTAAATGGGGAGACCCCAGTCTACTCACAGTATTTCTTGATGCCCCTGTGTGCCAGCCACACATTCACTTTGTCTCACCCCATTTGACATCAACTCAGACTCTAATGGACAGAGTAGAAAGTCTTCAATACGTACCAGCTAGGATGGCCAAATAAAAAGCAAGTTTCATGATGGTTCAGCTCTTTCCTCGTGAGGCGTAAAAAGATCAGCAGAGACTGCAGTTCCCTGCCCACTTGTCTCAGGGATGTCTACCAGACCCAGCAGATAGGGCTAGGTAGGGGCACTTGGTGGGATCAGTCAAGAGCTCTAGGCATAAACAGTTGATGGAGATGGCTCCAGGAAGGCTGAAGAGCCAGGAGACAATACTTCTATTAGGACTTTTCAGGAAAGGTTTAATAGACTTCTGAGTCCACGTCTCCCTCTGTGCTGCTCTTCTAAAAGCTCCTCAGACAATAGTTCAACTGTCGGTAAAGAGGAGCTTCAGGCTCGAGACTTAACTTTCTTACAGAGGTTCCGAGGACAGAGCTGTGAGGAACAGGATTCTCTCTACCTTGGCTCAGGGAGAGCATGTCCCGAATGATTTGCTCTGAACCCTCAAGTGGTCACTTAATgcttccccagcccctcccatcTTTGTTTCATCACTCAGCCACCAGCAGCAGCTGGGTCTTTTGTCCTCATCACCAGCACTGAGctaagcaaaggaaacaaaagcttACATGGAACAGTTAATTATCTTTGACACCTGGGAATCGGTATACACTCTAGATGCCACTGACTCTAAGGTGACTGATGACAGTTCAGAAGACAGACCATTTTAAGCAACTTTTGCACAGTGAAataaggaaatgtttttttttccaacaacAACATGACCACAGCCAACCTTAGATGCCAGGGAGCGTTCCCTcgcaagaaaacaaacatcaacacTATCGGATCCCGTTCCCTGAACACTTTGTGAATCCCAGGCACAGAGCTAAGTGTCCTCTCCCTTTCCAAGCACCTGAGTCCCTGACCCACCCCTTCACCacctctttgttttgttcttgtttaaatTGTAAAGTATTTTCATACAGTCATCTTGATCATGTTTTTCTCCTCCCTTAATTCCTCCTAGAGCTtatccacccccacccacctaACTTATTTGTTCTCTTACTTTAAAAACTGAACAAGACCATAAACAAACCAATATCAAGAAAAACATGATACAAaccttcccctccccacaaaaatggaaacataaatataaaagtaaaaagaccCATAAGACAAAAAATGCTCCCCAAgagcaaaatgagacaaaagtctataaaaatatcattgagttcattttctcttgGCCAACTCCTTCTGGATATGGGACCTACTCTGAAGTGTGACTAATATACATAGtaagactcccttggagaaaactagcTTTTCTTTTGCCTGTGGTTGTCAGTTGCACCTAGATTCTTGGCTAGAGATGGGAGCTCGTCACTGGGACCCTCGTCTTGAGTGTGCTGCTATAGTCGTTGTGGGCTCATATGTAcatcagccctgttgtgtctggaagacactgtttcctgggAGTCACGATTCTCTCTGgatcttagaatctttctgcctcctcttctgcagggctccctgagccttgaggggagggcctggatgaaaatattccatttagcactccaaggtctctcactcagGGCACATTGtttagttgtgggtctctgtgtttgttctcaTCTATGGCAAGTAGATTCTTCTCCGATGGTGACTGAGTGAGGCACTGATCTGAGTGTCAGCATGGTGTGGCCAGTGAAGGTTCCTGCTACAAAATGTTTCTTGGGATTGGAAGCTGACACAAAGGAATGGAGATAGGCTGGCAGGGAGCCCTCTGTCTGTTTTTGGGTCAGGGTCTTTCTATGTGGTCCAGACTGGCCGCATatgggtgatttttctttttccatctcccaATGCAAGCACCCCAACTGACCCAGAGCTCATTTATTTACTGATTGTACCTTCTCCGTTTTACTGCCTAAAGTTTCTGATATGACCATTGTTGCCTATCATTATGCCAAATAGATTGTATGTTCTAATCTAACTGAGATAGATGTAATCTCATATCTTTCTGAGAAGTCTTCCCTAATAACTCatctgtgttctgtctgcatgctaaAATGTTTTGTCTAGTTTTCCTCTGATCTCCTAAATCTCACCCATTGTCACTCTTGAGTAAGTCATGCTTTTTAGTTATAAGCTTTCTTGTATTGATTGGACTGCCAACTCTTCAATCATTAGATACGCTTACATCTTCCTGTCTTCCAGACTTGAGTATTCTTGCAAATGGATCTCTTTCTGCATCTCTTCTCACTCCTCAATATAACAATTACcaatcaatcagtcagtcagtctgtctctctctctctgtgtctgtctgtctgtatatatgtttgtgtgt includes:
- the Prss37 gene encoding probable inactive serine protease 37, whose amino-acid sequence is MKLAFYLAILAGTVFFTHSTVQKEDYAPYIAYLKSNFNPCVGVLIKASWVLAPSHCYLPNLRVMLGNFKSRVRDGTEQTIHPIQIIRYWNFSHTAPQDDLMLIRLAKPATFNHKVQVLPIATTNVGPGTVCTLSGLDWSQENIGRHPDLRQNLEAPVMTDKDCQKTQQGSSHRNSLCVKFVKVFSRIFGEVAVATVICKGKLQGIEVGHFMGGDVGIYTNLYTYIPWIEKTIKEKLK